The Bacteroidia bacterium genome includes the window CGTTAGCGTAGCCCGCAGCACGCCGACCTTGTGGGCATGAGCGCAGCGAAACGCCCACAAGGGCACGCCCAAAAAATAGAAAATTTATCGTTTTTGAATATACTCCTCTATAATCGCATCACTAACCCCCATTTTGCTAAAACCTCCATCATGATAAATGTTTTGCATTGTAATCTTACGTGTCAAATCACTGAACAGAACCACACAAAAATCGGCACAGTCCTCCGCAGTAGCATTACCTAATGGGGACATTTTGTCAGCATATTGAAACATCTCCTCAAAACCCTCTATACCTGAGCCTGCCGTAGTTCTTGTAGGAGATTGAGACACTGTGTTTACCCTTACCCCTAAACTTACCCCCAATCTATATCCATAACTGCGAGTAATAGACTCTAACAAGGCCTTGGCATCTGCCATGTCGGAATACTTAGAAAAAATGCGCTGCGCTGCAATGTAAGTCAAAGCTACTATGCTAGCGTTGCGATTGAGTACCTCTGTTTTTTCTGCTACATGCAGCATTTTATGCAAAGAAATAGCAGAAATATCGAGCGTTTTGTAATAAAAGTCGTAGTCTAAATCATTATAGGGTTTATTTTTGCGAATGTTAGGAGACATGCCAATAGAGTGCAGCATAAAATCAATTTTACCAAACTTTTGCTTAGCTGCTTCCATAAGCTTTTTAAGGTCATCTAAGCTTGTTGCATCTGCGGGTATAACTTCGGTTTGACATTTTTCAGCTAGCTCTTTGATTTTACCTAAGCGCATAGCCACAGGAGCATTTGTAAGTAAAATTTCTGCGCCTTCGGAATAAGCTTTTTCAGCTACTTTCCACGCAATAGAGCTTGGGTCCAAAGCACCAAATATGATGCCTTTTTTACCTTTTAATAGTCCGTATGCCATAATTTAACTGCTGAATGGGTGCAAAAGTAGAAAAATATTGACTTTTGAATAGCAATTTTTGCAAAAAATACAAAAGCAGAATACGAATAGTGCGGTTACTTCGTTATGTTATACCAATATTTTAAGATTGCAATTTCTTCTTCGGTTAAAGTTAGGTTGCGTCGTTGGTACATAGCTCGGGCTGTGTCTATAAGTTTTTCTATATCATACCTTTGAAAAGATGCTGCGCTGCCCCAAGAAAAATCGGGAATATACTTGGGCGGAAAAGCAGCATCAAACACATTGCAACCTACACCTACTACGGTTCCTGTGTTGAACATGGTATTTATACCTGATTTAGAATGATCGCCCATGATTAAACCGCAGAATTGAAGGTTTGTAGCAATAACACCTTGTTTTTCATAGTTCCAAGCGTTGATTTTGCTGTAATTGTTTTTTAGGTTAGAAGTATTTGTATCTGCACCTAAATTACACCAACTGCCAATTACTGAATTGCCTACATAGCCATCATGTGCTTTATTAGAGTAGCTCATAAAAATACTGTTGCTTACTTCGCCCCCTATTTTACAATATGGACCTATTGTGG containing:
- a CDS encoding enoyl-ACP reductase, with product MAYGLLKGKKGIIFGALDPSSIAWKVAEKAYSEGAEILLTNAPVAMRLGKIKELAEKCQTEVIPADATSLDDLKKLMEAAKQKFGKIDFMLHSIGMSPNIRKNKPYNDLDYDFYYKTLDISAISLHKMLHVAEKTEVLNRNASIVALTYIAAQRIFSKYSDMADAKALLESITRSYGYRLGVSLGVRVNTVSQSPTRTTAGSGIEGFEEMFQYADKMSPLGNATAEDCADFCVVLFSDLTRKITMQNIYHDGGFSKMGVSDAIIEEYIQKR